A single window of Aphidius gifuensis isolate YNYX2018 linkage group LG1, ASM1490517v1, whole genome shotgun sequence DNA harbors:
- the LOC122856211 gene encoding adrenodoxin-like protein 2, mitochondrial: MVLLKNLQRTVMTVSREYYKKKVFKNVHQLNVIRKASTTQPLQQEKQDVKVTFIRASGERIEAKGKIGDNLLDIVVNNEIDLDGFGACEGTLTCSTCHLIFSKDVYDKLPEKPTDEELDMLDLAYDLSETSRLGCQIIMTKDLDGLEVHVPTTINDARD, translated from the exons atggttttattaaaaaatttacaacgtACTGTAATGACAGTATCACgagaatattataaaaaaaaagtatttaaaaatgttcaTCAATTGAATGTTATAAGAAAAGCATCAACAACACAGCCTCTACAACAAGAAAAACAAGA tgtCAAGGTTACTTTTATCAGAGCCAGTGGTGAAAGAATTGAGGCTAAAGGAAAAATTGGTGATAACCTTTTggatattgttgttaataatgaaattgatttaGATGGTTTTg GTGCATGTGAAGGTACACTAACATGTAGTACatgtcatttaatattttccaaagatgtttatgataaattaccaGAAAAACCAACAGATGAAGAACTTGACATGTTGGATTTAGCTTATGATCTTTCTGAAAC atCAAGACTTGGTTGTCAAATAATCATGACTAAAGATCTTGATGGACTTGAAGTTCATGTACCAACTACAATAAATGACGCAAGAGATTaa
- the LOC122855597 gene encoding mediator of RNA polymerase II transcription subunit 13 isoform X2, whose protein sequence is MLKHIPTVQPSSGSRNNNNHSHHHNDYGSQTISTNLHHQHIGGSTRLSAREQSSIYDSLIHPSKLNQQIPTVHRHPLNHSQLSVNNLSRLNNSHGLNFSTLSTSKHSIDSTSPVGGQTSLTTTQLNGEQRIMHNQINGGLDISRLSRLPSQTTPSPAPVNNITSATVLTSNTAPVASSVIHAPVNRHTQLATITQANISSGDEHIANQLDTQWIPFCLKGHNINNNSHNKNSENGVKEMLSFLGLLCLVSLLFAILSHIFLLKISPLNPMPSSFISPEEYNIVYEVTLVLCALALCLNLCCLLVCAIQFLFAMKLVKSSYNQTYRTSLYLQKSSASRMCAVGGFFISIPIFLTGMILYTFLQYHSTPAIVMSVFIGIGIVFCGCAMVHNVFVWQREKTNAMKEVARAQCEAAAQLQLQHQQQQQQQQQQEQQEHQSTNNQHQANNKNQVISSISRGNNCGTIKNNNFAHIHRGNQYHNQSQNHHDLLRHVPLSPTLLTLSTSPGCHNHSNIDVHRIPVSPSTTPADDHSPTSPLNKSLNRSQHHIQRDASGSISPGLPIATLDLSSAATTNSPHELSTLV, encoded by the exons aTGCTAAAACACATACCAACGGTACAGCCGTCATCAGGCTcccgtaataataataatcattcacATCATCATAATGATTATGGAAGTCaaacaatatcaacaaatttacaTCATCAACATATTGGTGGTAGTACACGTTTATCAGCACGTGAACAATCATCAATATATGATTCATTGATACATccatcaaaattaaatcaacaaataccAACAGTACATAGACATCCATTAAATCATTCACAATTaagtgttaataatttatcaagactTAATAATTCACatggattaaatttttcaacattatcaacatcaaaacATTCAATTGACAGTACAAGTCCAGTTGGTG GACAAACAAGTTTAACAACAACACAATTGAATGGAGAACAACGTATAATgcataatcaaataaatggaGGTTTGGATATATCAAGATTATCAAGATTACCAAGTCAAACAACACCATCACCAGCACCagttaataatataacatcAGCAACagttttaacatcaaatacaGCACCTGTTGCTTCTTCCGTAATCCATGCACCTGTCAACCGACATACGCAACTCGCAACAATAACACAAGCTAATATATCATCTGGTGATGAACATATTGCAAATCAATTGGATACACAATGGATACCATTTTGTTTAAAAGGacataatatcaataataatagtcataataaaaattcagaaaatggTGTTAAAGAAATGTTATCATTTCTTGGTTTATTATGTCTTGTATCActtttatttgcaattttatcacatatttttttattaaaaatatcaccaTTAAATCCAATGCCAAGTAGTTTCATAAGTCCTGaagaatataatattgtttatgaaGTAACACTTGTACTATGTGCACTTGCATTGTGTTTAAATTTGTGTTGTTTACTTGTTTGtgcaatacaatttttatttgcaatgaAACTTGTTAAATCTTCATACAATCAAACATAtcg CACAAGTTTGTACCTGCAAAAATCATCAGCCAGTAGAATGTGTGCCGTTGGCGGATTCTTCATCAGCATTCCCATCTTCCTTACTG gTATGATACTCTATACCTTTTTGCAATATCACTCGACTCCAGCAATTGTTATGTCAGTTTTTATTGGTATTGGAATTGTTTTTTGTGGATGCGCAATGGTACACAATGTCTTTGTATGGCAAAGA gAAAAAACGAATGCAATGAAGGAAGTTGCACGAGCACAGTGCGAAGCAGCAGCACAATTGCAGCtgcaacatcaacaacaacagcaacaacaacagcaacaggaACAACAGGAACatcaatcaacaaataatcaacatcaggctaataataaaaatcaagttattTCAAGTATATCACGTGGTAATAATTGTggaacaattaaaaacaataattttgctCATATTCATCGTGGTAATCAGTATCATAATCAATCACAAAATCATCATGATTTATTGAGACATGTACCATTGTCACCAACATTATTGACACTGTCAACAAGTCCAGGTTGTCATAATCATTCAAATATTGATGTTCATCGTATACCAGTTAGTCCATCAACAACACCAGCTGATGATCATTCACCAACAAgtccattaaataaatcattaaatcgTTCACAACATCATATACAAAGAGATGCATCAGGAAGTATTAGCCCAGGACTACCAATTGCAACACTTGATTTAAGTAGTGCTGCTACGACAAATAGTCCTCATGAACTTTCTAcacttgtttaa
- the LOC122855663 gene encoding ubiquilin-1, producing MAEGQEDSKKITIFIKTPKDKQSIEIEENASIKDFKSAVSQKFNAQPDLLCLIFAGKILKDNETLGTHNIKDGLTVHLVIKTPRTAETQSSPSESQSAPRPPPNTGSNPFGLGGIGGLPDLESLGFGSANFADMQQRMQRELLSNPETMRQVFDNPLVQSLMDNPDNVRMLVSANPQMQELMQRNPEISHMLNNPELLRQTMELARNPSMLQELMRSHDRALSNLESIPGGHSALHRMYRDIQEPMLAAAANERNPFAALVDNSNNAEIINPQQGQENRDPLPNPWNPNQGSGGNDSGTPTATTTPRIPTSGLGLDSAGMPALMSQIMENPQLMRNMMSAPYTRSMLDAMADNPGFAERVLSSNPLLRNNPQMEEQMRTMLPQFIQQMQNPQMQNVMTNPDALAAIMQIQQGMEQLRTVAPDLVGSMGMTVPPSPSVSVPSTIPTGTTTQQNTNIQSPTTTTTPSTNTTDQNNQFSQFMARMVSTMALNPGGAGGGTTPTATDQTPPEERYRGQLEQLTAMGFVNRDANLQALIATFGDINAAVERLLAANGLSMS from the exons ATGGCAGAAGGCCAGGaggatagtaaaaaaattacaatttttattaaaacaccAAAGGATAAACAAAGCattgaaattgaagaaaatgctTCAATCAAAGAT tttaaaagtGCTGTATCACAAAAATTTAATGCCCAGCCGGATCTTTTGTGTTTGATATTTGCTGGTAAAATACTAAAAGATAATGAAACACTTGGAACACATAATATCAAGGATGGTTTAACTGTTCATTTAGTTATTAAAACACCACGTACAGCTGAAACACAATCATCACCAAGTGAGAGTCAATCAGCACCAAGACCTCCAC cTAATACTGGATCAAATCCATTTGGTCTTGGTGGTATTGGTGGACTTCCTGACTTGGAAAGTCTTGGTTTTGGTTCAGCAAATTTTGCTGATATGCAACAACGTATGCAAcgtgaattattatcaaatccaGAAACAATGCGTCAAGTATTTGATAATCCATTAGTTCAAAGTCTCATGGATAATCCAGACAATGTTCGTATGCTTGTTTCAGCAAATCCACAAATGCAAGAACTTATGCAACGTAATCCTGAAATAAGTCATATGTTAAATAATCCAGAATTATtgag acaaACAATGGAATTGGCAAGAAATCCTTCAATGCTACAAGAATTAATGCGTTCACATGATCGTGCCCTTTCAAATCTTGAAAGTATTCCTGGTGGTCATAGTGCATTGCATCGTATGTATCGTGATATACAAGAACCAATGTTAGCAGCAGCAGCAAATGAACGTAATCCATTTGCTGCATTAGttgataatagtaataatgctgaaataataaatccaCAACAAGGTCAAGAAAATCGTGATCCATTACCAAATCCATGGAATCCAAATCAAGGAAGTGGTGGTAATGATAGTGGAAcaccaacagcaacaacaacaccacgTATACCAACAAGTGGTCTTGGTCTTGATTCAGCTGGTATGCCAGCATTAATGTCACAAATAATGGAAAATCCACAATTAATGCGTAACATGATGTCAGCACCATACACTAGATCAATGCTTGATGCAATGGCTGATAATCCTGGTTTTGCTGAACgtgtattatcatcaaatcCATTATTACGTAATAATCCACAAATGGAAGAACAAATGAGAACAATGTTACCACAATTTATACAACAAATGCAAAATCCACAAATGCAAAATGTTATGACAAATCCAGATGCACTTGCAGCAATAATGCAAATACAACAAGGAATGGAACAATTACGTACAGTTGCACCAGATCTTGTTGGTAGTATGGGTATGACTGtaccaccatcaccatcagTTAGTGTACCATCAACAATACCAACTGGTACAACAACacaacaaaatacaaatatacaatcaccaacaacaacaacaacaccatcaacaaatacaacagatcaaaataatcaattttcacAATTTATGGCAAGAATGGTATCAACAATGGCACTTAATCCAGGTGGTGCTGGTGGTGGTACAACTCCTACTGCTACAGATCAAACACCACCAGAAGAACGTTATAGAGGACAACTTGAACAATTAACAGCAATGGGATTTGTTAATCGTGATGCTAATTTACAAGCACTTATTGCAACATTTGGAGATATTAATGCTGCTGTTGAAAGACTACTTGCTGCTAATGGTTTATCAATGAGCTAA
- the LOC122855597 gene encoding myb-like protein U isoform X1, which translates to MLKHIPTVQPSSGSRNNNNHSHHHNDYGSQTISTNLHHQHIGGSTRLSAREQSSIYDSLIHPSKLNQQIPTVHRHPLNHSQLSVNNLSRLNNSHGLNFSTLSTSKHSIDSTSPVGGNDIGPMNNINNHSILHHHHNHNPYHHHHHHHHNNNNNHSNNNNINNTNTNKNNNNNNNLNNYNSGQTSLTTTQLNGEQRIMHNQINGGLDISRLSRLPSQTTPSPAPVNNITSATVLTSNTAPVASSVIHAPVNRHTQLATITQANISSGDEHIANQLDTQWIPFCLKGHNINNNSHNKNSENGVKEMLSFLGLLCLVSLLFAILSHIFLLKISPLNPMPSSFISPEEYNIVYEVTLVLCALALCLNLCCLLVCAIQFLFAMKLVKSSYNQTYRTSLYLQKSSASRMCAVGGFFISIPIFLTGMILYTFLQYHSTPAIVMSVFIGIGIVFCGCAMVHNVFVWQREKTNAMKEVARAQCEAAAQLQLQHQQQQQQQQQQEQQEHQSTNNQHQANNKNQVISSISRGNNCGTIKNNNFAHIHRGNQYHNQSQNHHDLLRHVPLSPTLLTLSTSPGCHNHSNIDVHRIPVSPSTTPADDHSPTSPLNKSLNRSQHHIQRDASGSISPGLPIATLDLSSAATTNSPHELSTLV; encoded by the exons aTGCTAAAACACATACCAACGGTACAGCCGTCATCAGGCTcccgtaataataataatcattcacATCATCATAATGATTATGGAAGTCaaacaatatcaacaaatttacaTCATCAACATATTGGTGGTAGTACACGTTTATCAGCACGTGAACAATCATCAATATATGATTCATTGATACATccatcaaaattaaatcaacaaataccAACAGTACATAGACATCCATTAAATCATTCACAATTaagtgttaataatttatcaagactTAATAATTCACatggattaaatttttcaacattatcaacatcaaaacATTCAATTGACAGTACAAGTCCAGTTGGTGGTAATGATATTGGTccaatgaataatataaataatcattcaatattacatcatcatcataatcataatccttatcatcaccatcatcatcatcatcataataacaataataaccacagcaacaacaacaacatcaacaatactaatactaataaaaataataacaataataataatttaaataattataattcagGACAAACAAGTTTAACAACAACACAATTGAATGGAGAACAACGTATAATgcataatcaaataaatggaGGTTTGGATATATCAAGATTATCAAGATTACCAAGTCAAACAACACCATCACCAGCACCagttaataatataacatcAGCAACagttttaacatcaaatacaGCACCTGTTGCTTCTTCCGTAATCCATGCACCTGTCAACCGACATACGCAACTCGCAACAATAACACAAGCTAATATATCATCTGGTGATGAACATATTGCAAATCAATTGGATACACAATGGATACCATTTTGTTTAAAAGGacataatatcaataataatagtcataataaaaattcagaaaatggTGTTAAAGAAATGTTATCATTTCTTGGTTTATTATGTCTTGTATCActtttatttgcaattttatcacatatttttttattaaaaatatcaccaTTAAATCCAATGCCAAGTAGTTTCATAAGTCCTGaagaatataatattgtttatgaaGTAACACTTGTACTATGTGCACTTGCATTGTGTTTAAATTTGTGTTGTTTACTTGTTTGtgcaatacaatttttatttgcaatgaAACTTGTTAAATCTTCATACAATCAAACATAtcg CACAAGTTTGTACCTGCAAAAATCATCAGCCAGTAGAATGTGTGCCGTTGGCGGATTCTTCATCAGCATTCCCATCTTCCTTACTG gTATGATACTCTATACCTTTTTGCAATATCACTCGACTCCAGCAATTGTTATGTCAGTTTTTATTGGTATTGGAATTGTTTTTTGTGGATGCGCAATGGTACACAATGTCTTTGTATGGCAAAGA gAAAAAACGAATGCAATGAAGGAAGTTGCACGAGCACAGTGCGAAGCAGCAGCACAATTGCAGCtgcaacatcaacaacaacagcaacaacaacagcaacaggaACAACAGGAACatcaatcaacaaataatcaacatcaggctaataataaaaatcaagttattTCAAGTATATCACGTGGTAATAATTGTggaacaattaaaaacaataattttgctCATATTCATCGTGGTAATCAGTATCATAATCAATCACAAAATCATCATGATTTATTGAGACATGTACCATTGTCACCAACATTATTGACACTGTCAACAAGTCCAGGTTGTCATAATCATTCAAATATTGATGTTCATCGTATACCAGTTAGTCCATCAACAACACCAGCTGATGATCATTCACCAACAAgtccattaaataaatcattaaatcgTTCACAACATCATATACAAAGAGATGCATCAGGAAGTATTAGCCCAGGACTACCAATTGCAACACTTGATTTAAGTAGTGCTGCTACGACAAATAGTCCTCATGAACTTTCTAcacttgtttaa